A stretch of Cucumis sativus cultivar 9930 chromosome 2, Cucumber_9930_V3, whole genome shotgun sequence DNA encodes these proteins:
- the LOC101210555 gene encoding uncharacterized protein LOC101210555 — protein MEMEPIRPAVKKKLWNVLRAVVFMLRKGLSKSKITFDLHLMLKRSKIAGKAIANLVEFHHGSAFSCQTIDIANSYISTRDYEFSCSNSPANTAYPFRYFNKKLRKQHYFPKSYRYDDFSTVTAVQRVLDILHTDQKSEASPLVPLPGFGKSPLVVRQLRVTDSPFSLKDDGDSQFVDKAAEEFIKKFYTDLRLERSLAAFESPYRNTLCR, from the coding sequence atggaaatggagCCGATTCGTCCGGCAGTGAAGAAGAAGCTATGGAACGTATTACGAGCGGTTGTGTTCATGTTGAGGAAAGGATTAAGCAAAAGCAAGATCACATTCGATCTTCATTTAATGCTTAAACGAAGCAAAATCGCTGGAAAAGCAATTGCGAATCTCGTCGAATTCCACCACGGATCTGCTTTCAGTTGCCAAACAATTGATATCGCTAATTCTTACATCTCAACTCGTGATTACGAATTTAGTTGCAGTAACAGTCCTGCTAATACAGCATATCCGTTCCGTTACTTCAACAAAAAACTCCGTAAACAACACTATTTCCCCAAATCTTACCGCTACGACGATTTCTCCACTGTTACCGCCGTTCAAAGAGTTCTTGATATTCTTCATACCGATCAGAAATCCGAAGCGTCGCCGTTAGTGCCGTTGCCTGGATTTGGAAAAAGTCCGTTAGTCGTACGGCAGTTACGTGTTACGGATTCGCCGTTTTCGTTAAAGGACGACGGCGATAGTCAGTTCGTTGATAAAGCCGCTGAGGAATTCATCAAGAAATTCTACACGGATCTACGGCTGGAGAGAAGTTTAGCGGCGTTTGAATCGCCGTATCGGAACACACTTTGCCGATGA
- the LOC101210798 gene encoding golgin candidate 1 isoform X1, with protein MASWFKAAEGLFEVVDRKAKLVVSELSEEQSNAQTAASNGQGSQTKKTKPKKKKKVLSNELPTASATPEEQSSTLASKADVVLSPGKHGIVSSTEDDRMISDKSPTQVNERKPDDNDNTIPVLEIPSTDGLVVEAGKQIPDGMDTSAAVADVEVIAPTSKTELTNVNASDVHEENLLSTPNKEAVEINKEHQDEEQSNKLGSVETISKIDREMSESAPTEFQNNGESQTKDDSNKVQSPVNQKHQENTADKSSIKVQDQLEEAQMLLKTSNSTGQSKEARLVKVCAGLSSRLQEFKSENAQLEELLIAERELSRSYDARIKQLEENLLESKNEVSRVESSMAEALAAKNTEIGALIGSMDALKKQAALSEGSLASMQANMESVMRNRELTETRMMQALREELASAERRAEEERSAHNATKMASMEREMELEHRAMEAASALARIQRVADERTSKATELEQKVALLEVECSSLNQELQDLEARARRGQKKSPDEANQLIQMQAWQEEVERARQGQRDAELKLSSMEAELQKMRVEMAAMKRDAEHYSRQEHMELEKRYRELTDLLYYKQTQLEAMASEKAAAEFQLEKEINRAQEAQVEVERSRASRRASSASWEEDAEMKSLEPLPLHHRYMVGTSVQLQKAAKLLDSGAVRATRFLWRYPTARLILLFYLVFVHLFMMYLLHRLQAQADTITAREVAESMGLTNPNLP; from the exons ATGGCGTCTTGGTTCAAAGCTGCCGAAG gATTGTTTGAAGTCGTAGATCGAAAGGCAAAGCTTGTTGTCAGTGAGTTATCAGAAGAGCAGTCTAATGCTCAAACAGCAG CTTCTAATGGCCAAGGATCTCAAACCAAGAAGACAAAGCCAAAGAAAAAG AAGAAAGTATTATCCAACGAGCTTCCTACAGCAAGTGCCACTCCAGAAGAACAATCAAGCACATTAGCATCAAAGGCAGATGTGGTCTTGTCACCTGGAAAGCATGGAATTGTTTCTTCCACTGAAGATGACCGAATGATATCTGACAAGTCTCCAACCCAAGTAAATGAAAGGAAGCCAGATGACAATGACAATACTATTCCTGTGTTAGAAATTCCATCAACAGATGGCCTGGTAGTTGAAGCAGGAAAACAAATTCCTGATGGGATGGACACTTCAGCTGCCGTTGCTGATGTTGAAGTTATTGCGCCAACTTCTAAAACTGAACTAACTAATGTGAATGCCTCGGATGTTCATGAAGAAAATTTACTTTCAACACCTAATAAAGAAGCTGTGGAGATCAATAAAGAGCATCAAGACGAGGAGCAGAGTAATAAATTGGGAAGTGTAGAAACTATCTCAAAGATAGATCGAGAAATGTCTGAGTCTGCTCCTACAGAGTTCCAGAATAATGGCGAAAGTCAAACAAAAGATGATTCTAACAAGGTTCAATCCCCAGTCAATCAAAAGCATCAAGAGAATACAGCCGACAAGTCTTCTATAAAAGTGCAGGACCAACTTGAAGAG GCACAAATGCTACTTAAAACTTCCAATTCCACTGGTCAGTCAAAAGAAGCAAGGCTAGTTAAG GTCTGTGCTGGACTTTCATCACGACTTCAAGAATTCAAGTCTGAAAATGCACAGTTGGAGGAACTTCTTATTGCAGAG AGAGAATTGAGTAGATCATATGACGCTCGCATAAAGCAGCTAGAGGAAAATCTGTTGGAATCCAAAAATGAAGTTTCTAGAGTTGAGTCAAGTATGGCTGAAGCTTTGGCAGCAAAGAACACTGAAATTGGGGCTCTTATTGGTTCAATGGATGCACTTAAAAAGCAAGCTGCCTTATCAGAAGGAAGTCTTGCATCAATGCAG GCAAATATGGAGTCAGTGATGAGGAATAGAGAGCTAACTGAGACTAGGATGATGCAA GCTCTAAGAGAGGAGCTAGCTTCTGCAGAGCGTAGAGCAGAAGAAGAACGTTCTGCCCATAATGCTACAAAGATG GCTTCCATGGAAAGGGAAATGGAACTGGAACATAGAGCCATGGAAGCGGCATCAGCTCTCGCAAGGATCCAG AGAGTAGCAGATGAGCGAACGTCAAAAGCAACAGAGCTTGAGCAGAAGGTAGCACTGCTTGAG GTCGAATGCTCATCATTAAATCAAGAACTGCAAGATTTAGAAGCTCGTGCTCGCCGTGGACAAAAGAAGTCACCTGACGAGGCGAACCAATTGATTCag ATGCAAGCCTGGCAAGAAGAAGTGGAACGTGCTCGGCAAGGTCAGAGAGATGCTGAACTGAAACTTTCTTCCATGGAG GCTGAATTGCAGAAAATGAGAGTTGAAATGGCTGCTATGAAAAGGGATGCTGAACATTATTCACGTCAG GAGCACATGGAGCTTGAGAAGCGTTATCGTGAACTAACTGACCTATTG TACTACAAGCAAACACAGTTGGAAGCTATGGCAAGTGAAAAAGCTGCCGCTGAGTTTCAACTGGAGAAGGAAATTAACCGTGCTCAAGAGGCACAG GTAGAGGTAGAAAGAAGTAGAGCCTCCCGTCGAGCTTCTTCTGCATCTTGGGAAGAAGATGCTGAAATGAAATCTCTCGA GCCCCTACCGCTGCATCACCGATACATGGTCGGGACAAGCGTACAG TTGCAAAAAGCAGCCAAACTATTAGATTCTGGAGCAGTAAGAGCAACAAGATTTCTGTGGCGGTATCCCACTGCAAGACTAATTCTACTATTTTATTTG GTATTTGTTCACCTTTTCATGATGTATCTATTGCACCGTTTACAG GCTCAAGCGGATACTATTACTGCTAGAGAAGTTGCCGAATCCATGGGCCTAACCAACCCTAATTTACCATAA
- the LOC101210309 gene encoding 2-oxoglutarate-Fe(II) type oxidoreductase hxnY isoform X2: MENPTENDPNPEFLALNCIDLSSSDVNLSVSLLKQACLDTGFFYVVNHGITEEFMDEVFAQSKRLFDLPLSDKMKLLRNENHRGYTPILDELLDPENQIRGDYKEGYYIGIEETNPGDGSDGKRPFYGPNVWPAEDMLPDWSKIMEKFHAQALEVARVVARLIALALGLEKEFFDKSEMLGKPTATLRLLHYEGQISEPAKGIFGAGAHTDYGLITLLATDENLGLQICKDKDAKPQVWQYVAPLKGAFVVNLGDMLERWSNCIFKSTLHRVLVSGQDRYSIAYFVEPNQDCLVECLPTCKSDKNPPKFPPIRCGTYLSQRYKETHVDLETYKK, translated from the exons ATGGAAAATCCAACTGAAAACGATCCGAATCCAGAATTCTTAGCTCTCAACTGTATCGACCTTTCGAGTTCAGATGTCAATCTATCGGTTTCGTTACTCAAACAG GCCTGTTTAGATACCGGATTCTTTTACGTTGTGAATCATGGAATAACGGAGGAATTCATGGATGAGGTTTTTGCTCAGAGCAAAAGGCTTTTCGATTTGCCGTTGAGTGATAAAATGAAGCTTCTGAGAAACGAGAATCATAGAGGCTACACTCCTATTCTCGACGAATTGCTTGACCCTGAAAATCAAATTCGAG GGGATTACAAAGAGGGTTATTATATAGGAATTGAGGAAACAAATCCTGGAGATGGTTCAGATGGAAAAAGGCCATTTTATGGTCCAAATGTATGGCCTGCAGAAG atatGTTACCTGATTGGAGCAAGATCATGGAGAAGTTTCATGCACAAGCACT AGAGGTTGCAAGAGTAGTTGCAAGGCTCATTGCTCTTGCACTTGGTCTTGAGAAAGAATTTTTTGACAAGTCCGAAATGCTCGGCAAGCCTACTGCAACCTTGCGCTTGTTACACTATGAAG GCCAGATTTCTGAACCCGCAAAAGGAATATTTGGAGCTGGAGCTCATACAGACTATGGTTTAATCACACTGTTGGCGACAGACGAGAACCTTGGTCTCCAA ATTTGCAAGGATAAGGATGCTAAACCTCAAGTATGGCAATATGTAGCACCACTCAAAGG AGCTTTTGTGGTGAACCTTGGAGACATGCTGGAGCGCTGGAGCAACTGCATATTCAA GTCCACATTACATAGAGTTCTCGTTTCTGGTCAAGATAGATACTCT ATTGCATATTTTGTGGAACCTAATCAAGATTGTCTAGTCGAATGTTTGCCAACCTGCAAGTCAGACAAAAACCCTCCAAA GTTTCCTCCAATTAGATGTGGTACGTATTTGAGCCAGCGTTACAAAGAAACTCATGTCGATCTAGAAACTTACAAAAAATAA
- the LOC101211045 gene encoding E3 ubiquitin-protein ligase RNF181: MAAAAVMTEPTINLPSPYPIEFLFDLDTVLSGADDLGCCQITPSDSPVADFPTVVADVCAVCLDDFHPDEAGKQIPCGHVYHESCISSWLTVADCCPLCRCLVAGQPPDSTLIRR; the protein is encoded by the coding sequence ATGGCTGCCGCTGCTGTCATGACTGAACCCACAATTAATTTACCTTCGCCATATCCAATCGAATTTCTCTTTGACCTCGATACAGTTCTCTCCGGAGCCGACGACCTCGGTTGCTGCCAGATCACCCCTTCCGATTCTCCCGTGGCGGATTTCCCGACGGTTGTGGCCGATGTTTGTGCCGTTTGTTTAGACGATTTCCACCCAGATGAAGCCGGTAAACAAATACCCTGCGGACACGTGTACCATGAGTCTTGTATTTCCTCCTGGCTTACCGTCGCCGACTGTTGCCCTCTCTGTCGATGCCTTGTCGCTGGCCAACCGCCGGATTCAACTTTGATCCGACGGTAG
- the LOC101210798 gene encoding golgin candidate 1 isoform X2 produces the protein MASWFKAAEGLFEVVDRKAKLVVSELSEEQSNAQTAASNGQGSQTKKTKPKKKKVLSNELPTASATPEEQSSTLASKADVVLSPGKHGIVSSTEDDRMISDKSPTQVNERKPDDNDNTIPVLEIPSTDGLVVEAGKQIPDGMDTSAAVADVEVIAPTSKTELTNVNASDVHEENLLSTPNKEAVEINKEHQDEEQSNKLGSVETISKIDREMSESAPTEFQNNGESQTKDDSNKVQSPVNQKHQENTADKSSIKVQDQLEEAQMLLKTSNSTGQSKEARLVKVCAGLSSRLQEFKSENAQLEELLIAERELSRSYDARIKQLEENLLESKNEVSRVESSMAEALAAKNTEIGALIGSMDALKKQAALSEGSLASMQANMESVMRNRELTETRMMQALREELASAERRAEEERSAHNATKMASMEREMELEHRAMEAASALARIQRVADERTSKATELEQKVALLEVECSSLNQELQDLEARARRGQKKSPDEANQLIQMQAWQEEVERARQGQRDAELKLSSMEAELQKMRVEMAAMKRDAEHYSRQEHMELEKRYRELTDLLYYKQTQLEAMASEKAAAEFQLEKEINRAQEAQVEVERSRASRRASSASWEEDAEMKSLEPLPLHHRYMVGTSVQLQKAAKLLDSGAVRATRFLWRYPTARLILLFYLVFVHLFMMYLLHRLQAQADTITAREVAESMGLTNPNLP, from the exons ATGGCGTCTTGGTTCAAAGCTGCCGAAG gATTGTTTGAAGTCGTAGATCGAAAGGCAAAGCTTGTTGTCAGTGAGTTATCAGAAGAGCAGTCTAATGCTCAAACAGCAG CTTCTAATGGCCAAGGATCTCAAACCAAGAAGACAAAGCCAAAGAAAAAG AAAGTATTATCCAACGAGCTTCCTACAGCAAGTGCCACTCCAGAAGAACAATCAAGCACATTAGCATCAAAGGCAGATGTGGTCTTGTCACCTGGAAAGCATGGAATTGTTTCTTCCACTGAAGATGACCGAATGATATCTGACAAGTCTCCAACCCAAGTAAATGAAAGGAAGCCAGATGACAATGACAATACTATTCCTGTGTTAGAAATTCCATCAACAGATGGCCTGGTAGTTGAAGCAGGAAAACAAATTCCTGATGGGATGGACACTTCAGCTGCCGTTGCTGATGTTGAAGTTATTGCGCCAACTTCTAAAACTGAACTAACTAATGTGAATGCCTCGGATGTTCATGAAGAAAATTTACTTTCAACACCTAATAAAGAAGCTGTGGAGATCAATAAAGAGCATCAAGACGAGGAGCAGAGTAATAAATTGGGAAGTGTAGAAACTATCTCAAAGATAGATCGAGAAATGTCTGAGTCTGCTCCTACAGAGTTCCAGAATAATGGCGAAAGTCAAACAAAAGATGATTCTAACAAGGTTCAATCCCCAGTCAATCAAAAGCATCAAGAGAATACAGCCGACAAGTCTTCTATAAAAGTGCAGGACCAACTTGAAGAG GCACAAATGCTACTTAAAACTTCCAATTCCACTGGTCAGTCAAAAGAAGCAAGGCTAGTTAAG GTCTGTGCTGGACTTTCATCACGACTTCAAGAATTCAAGTCTGAAAATGCACAGTTGGAGGAACTTCTTATTGCAGAG AGAGAATTGAGTAGATCATATGACGCTCGCATAAAGCAGCTAGAGGAAAATCTGTTGGAATCCAAAAATGAAGTTTCTAGAGTTGAGTCAAGTATGGCTGAAGCTTTGGCAGCAAAGAACACTGAAATTGGGGCTCTTATTGGTTCAATGGATGCACTTAAAAAGCAAGCTGCCTTATCAGAAGGAAGTCTTGCATCAATGCAG GCAAATATGGAGTCAGTGATGAGGAATAGAGAGCTAACTGAGACTAGGATGATGCAA GCTCTAAGAGAGGAGCTAGCTTCTGCAGAGCGTAGAGCAGAAGAAGAACGTTCTGCCCATAATGCTACAAAGATG GCTTCCATGGAAAGGGAAATGGAACTGGAACATAGAGCCATGGAAGCGGCATCAGCTCTCGCAAGGATCCAG AGAGTAGCAGATGAGCGAACGTCAAAAGCAACAGAGCTTGAGCAGAAGGTAGCACTGCTTGAG GTCGAATGCTCATCATTAAATCAAGAACTGCAAGATTTAGAAGCTCGTGCTCGCCGTGGACAAAAGAAGTCACCTGACGAGGCGAACCAATTGATTCag ATGCAAGCCTGGCAAGAAGAAGTGGAACGTGCTCGGCAAGGTCAGAGAGATGCTGAACTGAAACTTTCTTCCATGGAG GCTGAATTGCAGAAAATGAGAGTTGAAATGGCTGCTATGAAAAGGGATGCTGAACATTATTCACGTCAG GAGCACATGGAGCTTGAGAAGCGTTATCGTGAACTAACTGACCTATTG TACTACAAGCAAACACAGTTGGAAGCTATGGCAAGTGAAAAAGCTGCCGCTGAGTTTCAACTGGAGAAGGAAATTAACCGTGCTCAAGAGGCACAG GTAGAGGTAGAAAGAAGTAGAGCCTCCCGTCGAGCTTCTTCTGCATCTTGGGAAGAAGATGCTGAAATGAAATCTCTCGA GCCCCTACCGCTGCATCACCGATACATGGTCGGGACAAGCGTACAG TTGCAAAAAGCAGCCAAACTATTAGATTCTGGAGCAGTAAGAGCAACAAGATTTCTGTGGCGGTATCCCACTGCAAGACTAATTCTACTATTTTATTTG GTATTTGTTCACCTTTTCATGATGTATCTATTGCACCGTTTACAG GCTCAAGCGGATACTATTACTGCTAGAGAAGTTGCCGAATCCATGGGCCTAACCAACCCTAATTTACCATAA
- the LOC101210309 gene encoding 2-oxoglutarate-Fe(II) type oxidoreductase hxnY isoform X1 has protein sequence MENPTENDPNPEFLALNCIDLSSSDVNLSVSLLKQACLDTGFFYVVNHGITEEFMDEVFAQSKRLFDLPLSDKMKLLRNENHRGYTPILDELLDPENQIRVGDYKEGYYIGIEETNPGDGSDGKRPFYGPNVWPAEDMLPDWSKIMEKFHAQALEVARVVARLIALALGLEKEFFDKSEMLGKPTATLRLLHYEGQISEPAKGIFGAGAHTDYGLITLLATDENLGLQICKDKDAKPQVWQYVAPLKGAFVVNLGDMLERWSNCIFKSTLHRVLVSGQDRYSIAYFVEPNQDCLVECLPTCKSDKNPPKFPPIRCGTYLSQRYKETHVDLETYKK, from the exons ATGGAAAATCCAACTGAAAACGATCCGAATCCAGAATTCTTAGCTCTCAACTGTATCGACCTTTCGAGTTCAGATGTCAATCTATCGGTTTCGTTACTCAAACAG GCCTGTTTAGATACCGGATTCTTTTACGTTGTGAATCATGGAATAACGGAGGAATTCATGGATGAGGTTTTTGCTCAGAGCAAAAGGCTTTTCGATTTGCCGTTGAGTGATAAAATGAAGCTTCTGAGAAACGAGAATCATAGAGGCTACACTCCTATTCTCGACGAATTGCTTGACCCTGAAAATCAAATTCGAG TAGGGGATTACAAAGAGGGTTATTATATAGGAATTGAGGAAACAAATCCTGGAGATGGTTCAGATGGAAAAAGGCCATTTTATGGTCCAAATGTATGGCCTGCAGAAG atatGTTACCTGATTGGAGCAAGATCATGGAGAAGTTTCATGCACAAGCACT AGAGGTTGCAAGAGTAGTTGCAAGGCTCATTGCTCTTGCACTTGGTCTTGAGAAAGAATTTTTTGACAAGTCCGAAATGCTCGGCAAGCCTACTGCAACCTTGCGCTTGTTACACTATGAAG GCCAGATTTCTGAACCCGCAAAAGGAATATTTGGAGCTGGAGCTCATACAGACTATGGTTTAATCACACTGTTGGCGACAGACGAGAACCTTGGTCTCCAA ATTTGCAAGGATAAGGATGCTAAACCTCAAGTATGGCAATATGTAGCACCACTCAAAGG AGCTTTTGTGGTGAACCTTGGAGACATGCTGGAGCGCTGGAGCAACTGCATATTCAA GTCCACATTACATAGAGTTCTCGTTTCTGGTCAAGATAGATACTCT ATTGCATATTTTGTGGAACCTAATCAAGATTGTCTAGTCGAATGTTTGCCAACCTGCAAGTCAGACAAAAACCCTCCAAA GTTTCCTCCAATTAGATGTGGTACGTATTTGAGCCAGCGTTACAAAGAAACTCATGTCGATCTAGAAACTTACAAAAAATAA